Proteins encoded together in one Antennarius striatus isolate MH-2024 chromosome 13, ASM4005453v1, whole genome shotgun sequence window:
- the grik1a gene encoding glutamate receptor ionotropic, kainate 1 isoform X5, with product MDELSFKFAVNNINRNKTLMPNVTLTYDIQRINLFDGFEASRRVCDQLALGVVAVFGPSHSSSVSAVQSICNALEVPHIQTRWKHPSVDNKDTFFINLYPEYTAIARAILDVVTFFKWRKLTVVYEDSTGLMRMQELIKAPAKFNLKIKIRQLTPGNQDARPLLKELKKDKEFFILFDCSYRMASELLKQLSSMGMMTEYYHFFFTTLDLFALDLEPYRYSGVNMTGFRLLNVDDPWVASTMDKWAMERLQGPKQESGLMDGIMTTDAALMYDAVFMVAVASQRATQMTVSSLQCHRHKPWRFGPRFMNLFKEAQWDGLTGHIVLNKTDGLRRDFDLDIISLKEDGTARGYVEGGSRLTKRWIKIAVWNSYRGMNLTESHRDKNNNVTDSMANRTLIVTTILENPYVMHKKSDKELVGNDRFEGYCLDLLKELSNILGFTYEVRLVADGKYGAQNDKGEWNGMVRELIDHVADLAVAPLTITYVREKVIDFSKPFMTLGISILYRKPNGTNPGVFSFLNPLSPDIWMYVLLACTGVSCVLFVIARFTPYEWYNPHPCNPSSTLIQNNFTLLNSFWFGVGALMRQGSELMPKALSTRIVGGIWWFFTLIIISSYTANLAAFLTVERMDAPIDSADDLAKQTRIEYGAVRDGSTMTFFKKSKISTYEKMWAFMSSRKNTALVKNNREGITRVLTTDYAMLMESTSIEYISQRNCNLTQIGGLIDSKGYGVGTPIGSPYRDKVTIAILQLQEEGKLHMMKEKWWRGNGCPEEDNKEANALGVENIGGIFIVLAAGLVLSVFVAIGEFIYKARRNADIEECLSFSAVMEDLGISLQCYKGLRRRSRPHRGARSDCIFCQPKDTEKRETARRDSST from the exons ATGGATGAGCTCTCATTCAAGTTTGCTGTCAACAATATAAACCGCAACAAGACTTTGATGCCCAACGTGACTCTCACCTACGACATCCAGAGGATCAACTTGTTTGATGGCTTCGAGGCTTCCAGAAGAG TGTGCGACCAGCTGGCCCTCGGCGTGGTGGCAGTGTTTGGCCCCTCCCACAGCTCTTCTGTCAGTGCCGTCCAATCCATCTGCAACGCCCTGGAAGTCCCTCACATACAAACCCGCTGGAAACATCCATCAGTGGACAACAAGGACACCTTCTTCATCAACCTGTATCCTGAGTACACCGCCATCGCCAGGGCCATCCTGGACGTGGTGACTTTCTTCAAATGGAGGAAGCTAACGGTGGTTTACGAGGACAGCACAG gtctcATGCGGATGCAGGAGTTGATCAAGGCTCCAGCAAAGTTCAACCTGAAGATCAAGATCCGTCAGCTGACCCCGGGTAACCAAGACGCCCGGCCGCTGCTGAAGGAGCTAAAGAAAGACAAGGAGTTTTTTATTCTCTTCGACTGCTCCTATCGCATGGCTTCAGAGCTTCTTAAGCAG ctttCCTCAATGGGAATGATGACAGAGTACTACCATTTCTTCTTCACGACTTTG GATTTGTTTGCCTTGGACTTGGAGCcgtaccgctacagcggagtcAACATGACAGGTTTTAGACTGCTGAATGTCGATGACCCATGGGTGGCCTCCACTATGGACAAGTGGGCCATGGAACGTCTGCAGGGTCCCAAACAAGAGAGCGGTTTGATGGATGGAATCATGACT ACCGACGCAGCCTTGATGTACGATGCGGTGTTCATGGTAGCTGTCGCGTCGCAGCGGGCCACTCAGATGACGGTCAGCTCCCTGCAGTGTCACCGCCACAAGCCGTGGCGCTTTGGACCGCGATTCATGAACCTTTTCAAAGAG GCACAGTGGGATGGACTGACTGGGCACATTGTTCTTAATAAGACCGATGGCTTGAGGAGAGACTTTGATTTGGACATCATCAGCCTGAAAGAGGATGGCACTGCCAGG ggTTATGTGGAGGGTGGAAGTCGCCTCACAAAAAGGTGGATTAAG ATTGCTGTGTGGAACTCGTACAGAGGGATGAACCTGACAGAGTCCCACCGAGACAAGAATAACAATGTGACAGACTCTATGGCCAACAGGACTCTTATTGTCACCACCATACTG GAAAATCCCTATGTGATGCACAAAAAGTCTGACAAAGAGCTGGTTGGTAACGATCGTTTCGAGGGTTACTGCCTGGACCTTTTGAAAGAGCTCTCCAACATCCTGGGTTTTACATATGAAGTGAGACTGGTGGCTGATGGGAAGTATGGCGCCCAGAATGACAAGGGAGAGTGGAACGGGATGGTCCGGGAGCTGATTGACCAC GTTGCAGATCTTGCTGTGGCGCCTTTGACCATCACTTACGTTAGAGAGAAGGTCATCGATTTCTCCAAGCCTTTTATGACCTTAGGTATCAGCATCCTGTACCGCAAACCTAACGGCACCAATCCAGGggtgttttctttccttaatCCCCTGTCACCTGATATCTGGATGTACGTTCTGCTGGCCTGCACTGGTGTTAGCTGTGTGCTCTTTGTGATTGCCAG ATTTACTCCATACGAGTGGTACAACCCCCATCCTTGTAACCCATCCTCAACTCTCATACAGAACAACTTCACTTTGCTCAACAGTTTCTGGTTTGGTGTTGGAGCTCTCATGCGTCAAG GCTCAGAGCTGATGCCCAAGGCTCTGTCCACTCGTATCGTCGGGGGTATCTGGTGGTTCTTCACCTTGATCATCATCTCCTCCTACACGGCCAACTTGGCTGCCTTTCTCACAGTAGAACGAATGGATGCGCCAATTGACTCAGCAGATGACCTGGCAAAGCAGACCAGGATTGAATACGGGGCGGTGAGGGATGGATCCACCATGACCTTCTTCAAG AAATCAAAAATCTCCACATATGAGAAGATGTGGGCATTTATGAGCAGCAGAAAGAACACCGCGTTGGTCAAGAACAACAGGGAAGGCATCACCCGCGTCCTGACGACAGACTACGCCATGCTGATGGAGTCCACCAGCATCGAGTACATCAGCCAGAGAAACTGCAACCTGACGCAGATCGGAGGTCTGATTGATTCCAAAGGCTACGGTGTGGGAACTCCCATCG GTTCTCCTTACCGTGATAAAGTGACCATTGCCATCCTTCAGCTGCAGGAGGAAGGGAAGCTGCACATGATGAAGGAGAAGTGGTGGAGAGGTAACGGCTGTCCAGAGGAGGACAATAAGGAAGCCAACGCTCTCGGTGTGGAAAACATCGGTGGCATCTTCATTGTCCTGGCTGCTGGTCTggtcctgtctgtgtttgtggcCATAGGAGAGTTCATCTACAAAGCCCGCAGGAACGCCGACATCGAGGAG TGCTTGTCCTTCAGCGCTGTGATGGAAGACTTGGGAATATCCCTGCAGTGTTATAAAGGCCTCCGCAGGAGGTCGCGCCCCCACCGAGGAGCAAGGTCAGATTGCATCTTCTGTCAACCCAAAGACACTGAAAAGAGAGAGACGGCTAGGCGAGACTCCAGCACATGA